The Cyclobacterium amurskyense genome contains the following window.
TTCTTTTTAAAGGCAAACCTTTGAGAAACTAATTCAAGCATTGATCAAATAAGAAATTTTGATTCTGCTATGAATTCTTCAAGTTAGCTTCATTCAATTTAACCGTATTCAAGCATTAAAATAAACATCAAATGGAAGCATATATTATCAATGGCTATAGATCTGCAATAGGAAAGGCGAAAAAAGGAGGGTTCCGGTTTTATAGGCCAGACGATTTAGCAGCCGATATCATAAAACATTTAATGGTCAACACTCCAGGTTTAGAAACCAAAATGGTGGATGACCTTATTGTAGGAAATGCTATTCCGGAAGCAGAGCAAGGCATGCAAATGGGAAGAATGATTTCTCTTTTGGCTTTGTCTGAAGATACCCCGGGCTTTATTATTAACAGGTATTGTGGCTCTGGGCTGGAAGCTATTGCTTTGGCAACGGCGAAAATAAAATCGGGAATGGCTGATTGTATTATTGCCGGTGGTACTGAATCCATGTCCATGGTACCTATGATGGGCTATAAGACAGCTTTAAATTATAAAATAGCTACCGAAAACCCTGATTACTATCTTAACATGGGTTTAACCGCTGAAGAACTGGCAAAAGACTTTAATGTCACCAGAGAGGATTCAGATCAATTTGCTGTAAAATCCCATGAGAAAGCCATTAGTGCTATCAAAGAAGGAAGGTTTAAGGATGAGATTGTACCTGTGGAAGTGGAAGAAACCTATTTGGATGAAAATTTAAAAAGGCAGACAAGAAAATACATAGTAGATACAGATGAAGGTCCTCGACCAGGAACTACCATGGAGGTATTGTCTAATCTAAAGCCTGTATTTAAACAAGGTGGCCAGGTTACCGCAGGAAACTCTTCCCAAACCTCTGATGGGGCCTCATTTGTTGTCGTTATGTCAGAGCGGTTGATGAAAGAATTAGCACTTGACCCCATGGCGAGACTTGCTTCCTACAGCGTAGGTGGCGTAGAACCAAGGATTATGGGAATGGGCCCGACAATAGCTGTTCCAAAAGCACTGAAACAAGCTGGCATTACCATGAATGACATCGACCTGATTGAGCTGAACGAAGCTTTTGCCACTCAGGCATTGGGAGTTATTCGGGCCTTGGATTTTAATCCTGACATAGTCAATGTAAACGGTGGTGCTGTGGCTTTAGGCCATCCACTAGGTTGTACAGGAGCCAAACTCAGTGTTCAAATAATGAATGAACTGAAAAGAAGAGAAGGTAAATATGGTCTTGTAACTGCTTGCGTTGGAGGAGGTCAAGGTGTAGCAGGTATAATAGAACTGCTATAATAATTTTGTTACGGGTAATTGGCTGCAAGCGAAAATTACCTTTTGATTTTGGCTTATAGTTTTGATTGTCTAAACAGGAATTTAACATGGAAAAAATAAATAAAAAAAATGGCCTTGATGGTGGAGCTTTTCTTATTAAAGAAACAGAAGCATCTGCTGTATTTATACCAGAGGAATTTAGTGAGGAACAAAAAATGATGGCTCAGGCCTGTCAAGATTTTCTTGATATGGAGATTACTCCCAATATGGAGGAAATTGACAGCATGAAGAATCCTGATCTTGTACCGGCTATATTAAAGAAAGCAGGGGAATTGGGACTTCTTGGTATAGCAGTGCCTGAAGAATATGGAGGGCTTGGAATGAGCTTCAATACCTCTATGTTGATTGCAGATATTATAGGAGCAGCAGGATCATTTTCTACAACTTATGGTGCACATTCTGGAATCGGTACCCTTCCAGTGCTTTATTATGGGACAGAGGAGCAAAAGAAAAAATACCTTCCCAAGCTTACCAATGCGGACTGGGCGGCCTGTTATTGCCTCACGGAACCAGATGCTGGATCTGATGCAAACAGTGGCAAAACCAAAGCTACATTAAACGCAGAAGGTACCCATTACCTTATTAATGGGCAGAAGATGTGGATTTCCAATGCCGGCTTTGCTGACTTCTTTATTGTATTTGCCAAAGTAGATGACGATAAAAATCTTTCCGCATTTTTGGTAGAAAAAACCTTCGGTGGAATCACCATGAATGAGGAAGAGAGAAAGATGGGAATTAAAGGTAGTTCTACCCGTCAGGTTTTTTTCAATGACTGTCCAGTACCAGTAGAAAACATGCTTTCTGAAAGAGGAAAGGGCTTTAAAATAGCTGTGAATATTCTCAATATCGGTAGAATTAAACTAGGGGCCGGTGTTTTAGGCGGTTGCAGAACCATTTTAGGTTATGCCATCCAATACAGTGCTGATAGAAAACAATTTGGTCTTTCGATTAATTCTTTTGGTGCTGTGCAGGCAAAACTTTCCGAAATGGCCATACGTACTTATGCCTGTGAATCCCTATGTTACCGTGCTGGCCAAGATGTGGAAGACAGGATTGCCGCACTAGAAGCTGAAGGAATGGATCCCAATAAGGCCAAACTTAAAGGAGTAGAACAATTTGCCATAGAATGTGCCATCGCGAAGGTGCATGGATCCGAAGTGCTTGATTATGTAACTGATCAAGGTGTTCAAATTTATGGAGGTATGGGCTATTCGGCCGATGCACCAATGGAGCGCGCCTACAGGGATGCCAGAATTTCCAGAATATACGAAGGCACAAACGAAATCAACAGAATTCTGATGGTAGGCATGTTGCTCAAACGCGCCATGAAAGGGGAGATCGATATTTTGGGTCCAGCTATGGAAGTGGCCAAAGAATTGACATCAGTTCCTGATTTCTCTAGTGCTGATACCTCTCAACCATTAGCGGCAGAAAAAGCAACGCTCAGAAATCTTAAAAAGGTTTTTTTGATGATAGGTGGCAAAGCAGCCAAGGACTTGGGAACCAAACTGGATCAGGAGCAAGAAATAATGATGAATCTTGCAGACATTATGATTGAGATTTATGCAGCTGAATCTACACTATTGAGAACAGAAAGTTTATTGAACAAAAATGGTGAAGAAGCTGTGAAAAACCACATAGCCGTCACCAAAGTTTACCTTTATGAAGCTGTAGAAAAAATCCAATCTGCTGGCAAAGAAGCTATCATGTCTTTCACCAAAGGAGATGAACAGAAAATGCTCTTGATGGGGCTTAAAAGGTTTACCAAATACGAGAATGTGAACACAAAAGAATTGCGCCGAGAAATTGCCGCATCTCTTATTTCACAGGGAAAATATTTCTTTTTTCACGCATAAATATAGCACATGAGTCAACCGGAAGCTTGGTTAAATGGGCCATTACCGCAAATTCCATTTCTGCTACAACCTGCAGCACATGCACTTGTACAAGCAGAAATGGAATTAGTGGCATGTATTGAAGGTTTTCCTGATGAACTTCTTTGGAAAAGGGTAGCAGGTAGGGCCAGCGTTGGCTTTCACTTGCAACATTTATCTGGAGTTATAGACCGACTTACTACTTATGCTAAAGAATTGCCTTTAAGTGAAGAACAGTTTACCTTTCTTAAAAACGAAAAAACACCTGACCCATCCTTGACTACAAGTGAATTAGTCAGCCGTTTTCAAAAAAAGGTAGCGGATACCTTGAAAGTATTTAGCCAAACGACTGAAAAGGAGCTTAGGCAATTTAGGACAGTCGGAAGGAAAAAGCTTCCTACCTCCGTTATGGGTTTGTATTTTCATTTGGCGGAACACAGTCAGCGACATTTTGGTCAACTTCTGGTTACTGTAAGTGTGCTTAAAGAAAATCAAAAAAGCGGTAACTAATTACGATTCTCCAAATTGCTCAAAAATCAATGGACACGGGGTTCAACTTGTTAAAATGTAAAAATAAACATAAGTTTTTGGAAGTATTGTTGCAGGAAAAAGCAACAATACTTCCAAAGCTTTACTTAAATTATCCTCCTAGGCTACATTCTTAATGTCTTCGATTTCAGAGCTTATAAAAAAGCAGGAAATAAGCCATTAAGACTATTTTTAATACCAGTGAGGGATACCATTAAAAGATTATTTTAACCTAATTCATTTCTCTTTCCAATTATTTTATAAATTACAGTGTTAGTACATTTTAGTGAAGGCT
Protein-coding sequences here:
- a CDS encoding thiolase family protein, with product MEAYIINGYRSAIGKAKKGGFRFYRPDDLAADIIKHLMVNTPGLETKMVDDLIVGNAIPEAEQGMQMGRMISLLALSEDTPGFIINRYCGSGLEAIALATAKIKSGMADCIIAGGTESMSMVPMMGYKTALNYKIATENPDYYLNMGLTAEELAKDFNVTREDSDQFAVKSHEKAISAIKEGRFKDEIVPVEVEETYLDENLKRQTRKYIVDTDEGPRPGTTMEVLSNLKPVFKQGGQVTAGNSSQTSDGASFVVVMSERLMKELALDPMARLASYSVGGVEPRIMGMGPTIAVPKALKQAGITMNDIDLIELNEAFATQALGVIRALDFNPDIVNVNGGAVALGHPLGCTGAKLSVQIMNELKRREGKYGLVTACVGGGQGVAGIIELL
- a CDS encoding acyl-CoA dehydrogenase family protein; the encoded protein is MEKINKKNGLDGGAFLIKETEASAVFIPEEFSEEQKMMAQACQDFLDMEITPNMEEIDSMKNPDLVPAILKKAGELGLLGIAVPEEYGGLGMSFNTSMLIADIIGAAGSFSTTYGAHSGIGTLPVLYYGTEEQKKKYLPKLTNADWAACYCLTEPDAGSDANSGKTKATLNAEGTHYLINGQKMWISNAGFADFFIVFAKVDDDKNLSAFLVEKTFGGITMNEEERKMGIKGSSTRQVFFNDCPVPVENMLSERGKGFKIAVNILNIGRIKLGAGVLGGCRTILGYAIQYSADRKQFGLSINSFGAVQAKLSEMAIRTYACESLCYRAGQDVEDRIAALEAEGMDPNKAKLKGVEQFAIECAIAKVHGSEVLDYVTDQGVQIYGGMGYSADAPMERAYRDARISRIYEGTNEINRILMVGMLLKRAMKGEIDILGPAMEVAKELTSVPDFSSADTSQPLAAEKATLRNLKKVFLMIGGKAAKDLGTKLDQEQEIMMNLADIMIEIYAAESTLLRTESLLNKNGEEAVKNHIAVTKVYLYEAVEKIQSAGKEAIMSFTKGDEQKMLLMGLKRFTKYENVNTKELRREIAASLISQGKYFFFHA
- a CDS encoding DinB family protein encodes the protein MSQPEAWLNGPLPQIPFLLQPAAHALVQAEMELVACIEGFPDELLWKRVAGRASVGFHLQHLSGVIDRLTTYAKELPLSEEQFTFLKNEKTPDPSLTTSELVSRFQKKVADTLKVFSQTTEKELRQFRTVGRKKLPTSVMGLYFHLAEHSQRHFGQLLVTVSVLKENQKSGN